From Anaerolineales bacterium, one genomic window encodes:
- the ltaE gene encoding low-specificity L-threonine aldolase — MERVDFRSDTVTHPTPEMRAAMAAAEVGDDVYGEDPSVNRLQDMAAGLLGKQAALFVPSGTMGNLASVLAHCRRGDEVILGDQSHVFINEAGGIAAFGGVQPHTLPNEKDGTLDLDAVEDAIRQDDVHYPITRLIVLENTHNRCGGIPLTLEYSRAVGGLARKHGLKLHIDGARIFNAAVELGVSAADLAAPADSVTFCLSKGLCAPVGSVICGDEAFITHARRMRKALGGGMRQAGVLAAAGIVALNSMIERLSDDHRRARAIADGLRNIPGISLRYERPATNMVYIDFAPQAKMGAYNIVEGMREQGIILRASGDGSIRLVVHYWIDDEAVARLITNFERLLGS; from the coding sequence ATGGAACGAGTTGATTTCCGATCGGACACCGTGACGCATCCCACGCCGGAAATGCGCGCGGCGATGGCTGCGGCCGAGGTGGGGGACGACGTATATGGTGAGGATCCCAGCGTAAACCGGCTGCAAGACATGGCTGCCGGACTTCTCGGCAAGCAGGCTGCGTTGTTCGTACCCTCCGGAACGATGGGGAATCTGGCTTCAGTCCTTGCCCACTGCCGACGCGGCGATGAAGTGATCCTCGGGGATCAATCCCACGTCTTCATCAACGAGGCCGGGGGTATAGCCGCATTCGGCGGAGTCCAGCCGCATACGCTCCCCAACGAAAAAGATGGGACGCTGGATCTGGATGCGGTCGAAGACGCCATCCGCCAGGATGACGTGCACTATCCCATCACCCGCCTGATCGTCCTCGAGAACACCCATAATCGTTGTGGCGGCATTCCATTGACGCTCGAATACAGCCGTGCAGTCGGTGGACTGGCCAGGAAGCATGGATTGAAATTGCATATCGATGGCGCGCGGATCTTCAATGCGGCTGTGGAACTTGGCGTTTCCGCAGCCGATCTAGCCGCACCGGCGGATTCCGTAACCTTCTGCCTTTCCAAAGGACTCTGCGCGCCCGTCGGAAGCGTGATCTGCGGCGACGAGGCGTTTATCACCCACGCACGCCGCATGCGCAAGGCGCTGGGCGGCGGGATGCGCCAGGCGGGTGTTCTTGCTGCGGCTGGCATCGTGGCCTTGAATTCGATGATCGAACGCCTGTCTGACGATCACCGCCGGGCGCGTGCGATCGCCGACGGCCTGCGGAATATCCCAGGAATCTCGCTGCGCTATGAACGCCCCGCGACGAACATGGTCTATATTGATTTCGCTCCGCAAGCCAAAATGGGTGCATATAACATTGTGGAAGGAATGCGGGAGCAAGGCATCATCCTGCGCGCCTCCGGAGACGGGTCGATCCGGCTGGTCGTCCATTATTGGATCGATGACGAAGCGGTCGCACGTTTGATAACCAATTTCGAGCGGTTGTTGGGTAGTTGA
- a CDS encoding ribonuclease HI family protein has protein sequence MNEYILVFDGGSKGNPGLSYGSFRIQEKGRKPFRPVRLEFGRGTNNEAEYKSLIAGLEALIAKIESEDIDPSACLVEVRGDSQLVLNQLSGDWKVKNLRMRRLWDQAQELLSRFNEQRLRHQSRNRTVEILGH, from the coding sequence ATGAACGAATACATTCTCGTTTTCGACGGCGGCAGCAAGGGAAATCCTGGTTTGAGCTATGGGTCCTTCCGGATCCAGGAAAAGGGGCGCAAACCGTTTCGACCCGTGCGGTTAGAATTCGGCCGCGGAACGAACAACGAAGCGGAATACAAGTCTTTGATCGCGGGTTTAGAAGCGTTGATCGCTAAGATAGAATCGGAAGACATCGACCCATCTGCGTGTCTCGTAGAAGTCCGAGGCGACAGCCAGCTGGTTCTTAATCAACTGAGTGGCGATTGGAAGGTAAAGAATTTACGCATGAGAAGGTTGTGGGATCAAGCGCAAGAACTACTTTCTCGTTTCAACGAACAGCGCCTTCGCCATCAATCACGCAATCGTACGGTCGAAATCCTGGGCCATTGA
- a CDS encoding alanyl-tRNA editing protein, translating to MRTVYPGGGGQPCDHGLLRAGEAVFPVRKVKRRDGQIWHQIDGGPLQAGAAVTGELDWERRYALMRVHTAMHILCGVIWRDYGAAVTGGNMEPLRGRMDFEFESMHKELVEEIEEKINQEVAAARPVKTDVLPREEAFQIPDLIRTKINLLPPAIQVVRIVEIEGLDLQADGGTHVANTKEVGEIHIVDYKSKGAINKRLVVELEA from the coding sequence ATGCGTACTGTTTATCCAGGTGGAGGTGGTCAACCTTGCGACCATGGGTTGCTTCGAGCCGGCGAGGCCGTATTTCCTGTCCGTAAAGTGAAGCGCAGGGACGGCCAAATCTGGCATCAGATCGACGGTGGCCCACTGCAAGCCGGCGCGGCTGTTACGGGTGAACTTGATTGGGAGCGGCGGTACGCACTGATGCGCGTGCATACCGCAATGCACATCCTCTGCGGCGTTATCTGGAGGGACTACGGGGCGGCGGTGACGGGCGGGAACATGGAGCCGCTGCGGGGCAGGATGGACTTCGAATTTGAATCGATGCACAAGGAACTCGTCGAAGAAATCGAAGAGAAGATCAACCAGGAAGTCGCTGCCGCGCGGCCCGTGAAGACAGACGTCCTGCCCCGTGAGGAGGCGTTTCAAATTCCGGATCTCATCCGGACCAAGATCAACCTGCTGCCTCCGGCGATCCAGGTGGTTCGCATCGTGGAGATCGAGGGGTTGGATTTACAGGCGGATGGCGGCACACACGTTGCCAACACAAAGGAAGTCGGGGAAATTCACATCGTGGACTACAAGAGTAAAGGTGCGATCAACAAGCGTTTGGTGGTTGAATTGGAGGCTTGA
- a CDS encoding YbaK/EbsC family protein, translating into MMRMTDVFGRTLRQAPAGHDPSTAYALRAALVRFIDERFVFLPLGLRVANNLAEALLQGNETVNHVDGPGDFPIEAWRRLLDDEIQSYRQLPLCLFSRRLERFSDHPRGLASPEWVSGLKWHYAASTEASLSELCERWLQQNEKRLDSLGLPLQRLEWGERSCGWAYLCDFGPDTLLACSSCSYMASHATAHFKRSEFVREDMQTLDMISTPNADTIESLAAFLGIPTTRTLKAVFLRSDDGTVVLALIRGDLEISIKKLEDVIGRRGLVPASRAEIEGIGAAPGYASPIGLKVRERQDTEGALVVADFSIEHGCNFASGANKPGFHFSGVNYPRDFEVTTIADIAMPKAGDPCPKCAAPLESRVGIRIGGWEAFGDAFHFSDEGGNLNQGWLGAGTLYLEPILAALVDVYHHDGVTGWPGRLAPYDVYLVDLRSPRETHEVLDGLQAAGLSVLLDDRDVSPGVKFTDADLIGCLLRITVSKRSLEGGGVELVCRAGQTEAIYPIAAVAAEAAALKNQFM; encoded by the coding sequence ATGATGCGCATGACGGATGTCTTTGGGCGTACGCTGCGTCAAGCGCCTGCGGGACACGATCCGTCGACGGCGTACGCTTTACGCGCCGCGCTCGTTCGTTTCATCGACGAGCGATTTGTATTTCTCCCCCTTGGGTTGCGTGTAGCCAATAATCTTGCCGAGGCGCTGCTTCAGGGCAACGAGACGGTCAATCATGTAGACGGGCCTGGTGACTTTCCTATCGAAGCATGGAGGCGCTTACTCGATGACGAAATCCAATCCTATCGCCAATTGCCGCTGTGTCTGTTCTCTCGCCGATTGGAACGTTTTTCCGATCATCCTAGAGGACTTGCCAGCCCGGAGTGGGTAAGTGGATTGAAGTGGCATTATGCTGCGTCTACGGAAGCTTCGTTATCCGAATTGTGTGAACGCTGGCTGCAGCAGAACGAAAAACGACTGGACTCTCTTGGCCTTCCTCTCCAACGGCTGGAGTGGGGTGAACGCAGCTGCGGTTGGGCATACCTGTGTGATTTCGGCCCGGATACTCTGCTGGCTTGTTCCTCGTGCTCCTACATGGCCTCTCACGCGACCGCACACTTCAAACGCAGCGAGTTCGTCCGGGAAGATATGCAGACCCTGGACATGATTTCGACCCCGAATGCGGACACAATCGAGAGTCTGGCGGCGTTCCTCGGTATACCGACAACCAGGACGTTGAAGGCCGTGTTTCTGCGCAGCGACGATGGAACGGTCGTCCTGGCGCTCATCCGCGGAGATCTGGAAATTAGCATCAAGAAACTCGAGGACGTGATTGGCCGAAGAGGATTGGTTCCCGCTTCCCGTGCGGAGATCGAGGGAATCGGCGCCGCGCCGGGTTATGCAAGTCCGATCGGTTTAAAGGTACGAGAACGACAGGATACCGAAGGAGCCCTGGTAGTGGCGGATTTTTCGATCGAGCACGGTTGTAATTTCGCCAGCGGCGCCAACAAGCCGGGGTTTCACTTCAGCGGCGTGAACTATCCTCGCGATTTCGAGGTGACGACGATTGCGGACATTGCCATGCCCAAAGCGGGAGATCCCTGCCCGAAATGCGCGGCGCCACTCGAATCGCGTGTGGGGATTCGCATCGGCGGTTGGGAAGCGTTTGGAGACGCATTTCATTTTTCGGATGAGGGAGGAAACCTGAATCAGGGTTGGCTGGGAGCAGGGACTCTATACCTCGAACCCATTCTCGCGGCTTTGGTCGACGTTTATCATCATGACGGAGTAACCGGTTGGCCGGGGCGATTGGCGCCCTACGACGTTTACCTCGTGGATCTCCGCTCCCCGCGAGAGACCCACGAAGTCCTCGATGGGCTCCAAGCAGCGGGGTTGAGCGTGCTGCTCGATGATCGCGACGTATCACCCGGCGTGAAGTTCACGGATGCCGATCTCATCGGTTGTCTTTTACGGATCACGGTCAGCAAACGGAGCCTGGAAGGAGGGGGTGTCGAACTCGTATGCCGCGCAGGCCAAACAGAGGCGATTTACCCCATTGCGGCGGTAGCAGCGGAGGCTGCGGCGCTGAAAAACCAATTTATGTAA
- the lspA gene encoding signal peptidase II: MTKARKYLTLIGIAGLVVALDQWTKYLVRTQLQVGETWMPIQWLAPYVRVVHWNNTGAAFGMIPSGSIFFTIVAILVSIAIIIYYPRIPAGQVAVRFALALQLGGALGNLTDRLISNFTVTDFISVGTFPVFNVADSSVSIGCAILIAAMWIEERKERARKSADPASTENSSEESVTNLEQPVE; encoded by the coding sequence TTGACGAAAGCACGAAAATACTTGACCCTGATCGGCATTGCAGGTCTCGTCGTCGCACTCGATCAGTGGACGAAGTACCTGGTACGCACACAGCTTCAGGTTGGAGAGACCTGGATGCCCATACAATGGCTGGCACCGTACGTGCGTGTCGTGCATTGGAACAACACGGGAGCAGCATTTGGGATGATTCCCAGCGGAAGTATATTTTTTACCATCGTCGCCATTCTGGTTTCGATCGCCATCATCATTTACTATCCAAGGATTCCAGCGGGGCAGGTCGCAGTGCGATTTGCCTTAGCGCTGCAGCTGGGCGGTGCGTTGGGAAATCTCACCGACCGCCTCATCTCAAATTTTACGGTCACAGATTTCATCTCCGTCGGCACCTTTCCGGTGTTCAACGTCGCCGATTCGAGCGTGTCGATTGGATGCGCGATTCTCATCGCTGCGATGTGGATCGAGGAACGCAAAGAGCGAGCCAGAAAGTCGGCCGATCCTGCATCTACGGAGAATTCGAGCGAGGAATCAGTTACCAACCTGGAGCAACCCGTTGAGTGA
- a CDS encoding MBL fold metallo-hydrolase: protein MIRERVAEDVYLFTSEVYAKVNAGAIVGSDWSVMIDTLAYPDETLEIRDFLEKRIHKPVRYLVNTHYHADHSLGNSWFPDAVIVGHQRCRELLDTLGRTALENAQQQSKELEDVRIVLPDAVFDRGGISIRVGKRTLRLVFLPGHSPDGIGVLIEEDRVLFSGDVMMPIPYIVDGDFETMIESLNKIPAMKLENLIQGHGEVVLRGEVRSKIDDNIDYLEQLRRHVRKASRRREPEEYLRSIDVESCGKSRILLNGLAEELHTRNLLALYHKWYREDR from the coding sequence ATGATCCGCGAGCGAGTCGCTGAGGACGTATACCTCTTCACGAGTGAAGTTTATGCCAAAGTCAACGCCGGGGCAATCGTGGGTTCGGATTGGTCGGTCATGATCGATACCCTCGCTTACCCCGATGAAACCCTGGAGATTCGCGACTTCCTCGAAAAACGCATCCACAAACCGGTACGCTATCTGGTCAACACGCATTATCATGCAGACCACAGTCTGGGTAATTCCTGGTTCCCGGATGCCGTCATCGTCGGACACCAACGCTGCCGGGAACTGCTGGATACGTTGGGCAGGACGGCGTTAGAAAATGCACAACAGCAGAGTAAGGAATTGGAGGATGTCCGTATCGTCCTTCCGGACGCCGTGTTCGATCGAGGTGGAATCAGCATTCGCGTCGGGAAACGCACGCTGCGGCTGGTCTTCTTACCGGGACACAGTCCGGATGGGATCGGGGTCTTGATTGAGGAAGACCGTGTCCTATTTTCCGGCGACGTGATGATGCCCATTCCCTACATCGTCGATGGGGATTTCGAGACGATGATCGAAAGCCTGAATAAGATCCCCGCCATGAAACTCGAGAATTTAATCCAGGGACACGGCGAAGTGGTTTTACGTGGAGAGGTACGCTCGAAGATTGACGATAACATCGATTATCTCGAACAACTGCGACGCCATGTGCGGAAGGCATCCCGGCGGCGAGAACCGGAAGAATACCTCAGGTCCATTGACGTCGAGTCTTGTGGCAAGAGCCGTATCCTGTTGAATGGTTTGGCAGAAGAACTGCATACCAGAAATTTACTCGCTTTGTATCATAAATGGTACAGGGAAGATCGATAG
- a CDS encoding class I tRNA ligase family protein, whose product MFKAVPSQIDFVAQEHEILKFWEQTNAFEKLVTLRQGGPIWSFIDGPITANNPMGVHHGWGRTYKDLFHRYKGMQGHHTRYQNGFDCQGLWVEVNVERDKGFKTKHDIEKFGLAKFVVLCKQRVLNYAAVQTEQSIRLGYWMDWNDPQRLRWLSEKLGEDPAQRIEFQGPGGPVKNSVEYIVGHLGMPELGGSYFTFSDENNYTIWSVLKSCDERGWIYKGTDVMPWCWRCGTGLSQHEIVTEGYQEKTHPSITLRFPLKDRPGESLLVWTTTPWTLTSNVAAAVGPDLTYVRVKQGDEYFYLSRGTLHMLKGEYEVVEELPGSELEGWRYEGPFDELPAQIEKKSPDAHRVILWDEVGEEEGTGIVHIAPGCGAEDFALGKEYDLPVIAPLNESGHFVEGFDWLSGMHVNGISQPIFENLAEKRLSYRVDDYTHRYPVCWRCGEDLVFRLVDEWFISMGDQLDKPYEEVTQAEKDDNLRYQMMEVVINETSWYPSFGYERELDWLRNMHDWMISKKRYWGLALPIWECSKCGNYDIIGSKEELKERAVAGWKEFEGHSPHRPFIDAVKIECSHCGAQIERIPDVGNPWLDAGIVGMSTLSYHSNPAYWRKWFPADLISESFPGQFRNWFYSLLAMSTILEREAPFRDVFTYATLLAEDGRAMHKSWGNAIEFNEAADKMGVDVMRWLYCNHKPERDLIFGYHRADEVRRQFLIPLWNVYSFFVTYANIDEWIPDGVERSPTARSIAGYSPDSTS is encoded by the coding sequence ATGTTCAAAGCAGTACCTAGTCAAATCGATTTCGTCGCGCAGGAACATGAAATCCTCAAGTTCTGGGAGCAGACAAACGCCTTTGAGAAACTGGTTACCTTGCGCCAGGGTGGACCGATATGGTCATTCATCGATGGACCGATCACGGCCAACAATCCGATGGGTGTCCATCATGGATGGGGCCGGACGTACAAGGATCTATTCCACCGCTATAAAGGCATGCAAGGGCACCATACACGCTACCAGAACGGCTTTGACTGTCAGGGATTGTGGGTCGAGGTTAACGTCGAGCGGGACAAGGGGTTCAAAACCAAGCACGATATCGAAAAATTCGGCCTGGCGAAATTCGTCGTACTGTGCAAGCAGCGAGTCCTCAACTATGCCGCAGTGCAAACCGAGCAAAGCATCCGGCTGGGATACTGGATGGATTGGAATGATCCGCAGCGGCTGCGCTGGCTGAGTGAAAAACTGGGTGAAGATCCGGCTCAACGGATTGAATTCCAGGGTCCCGGCGGGCCAGTGAAGAACAGCGTGGAATACATCGTCGGCCATCTGGGTATGCCGGAATTGGGCGGATCCTACTTCACCTTTTCCGACGAGAACAATTACACAATCTGGTCGGTGCTCAAATCTTGCGACGAACGGGGCTGGATTTATAAAGGAACGGACGTGATGCCCTGGTGCTGGCGCTGCGGTACTGGGCTGAGTCAGCACGAGATCGTGACAGAGGGGTACCAGGAGAAGACCCATCCCAGCATTACGCTGCGCTTCCCGCTCAAGGATCGACCGGGTGAGAGCCTCCTGGTCTGGACGACCACGCCCTGGACACTGACGAGCAACGTGGCGGCGGCCGTCGGCCCGGATTTGACGTACGTGCGCGTAAAGCAAGGCGACGAGTACTTTTATCTCAGCCGTGGTACGCTGCACATGCTCAAAGGTGAATACGAGGTCGTTGAGGAACTTCCTGGTTCGGAACTAGAAGGCTGGCGGTATGAAGGTCCCTTCGACGAGCTGCCGGCGCAAATCGAGAAAAAATCTCCGGATGCACACCGGGTGATCCTTTGGGACGAGGTCGGCGAGGAAGAGGGTACCGGTATCGTCCACATCGCTCCTGGCTGTGGCGCTGAAGACTTTGCACTGGGTAAGGAATACGATTTACCGGTCATTGCGCCGCTGAATGAATCCGGGCACTTTGTTGAAGGATTCGATTGGCTCAGCGGGATGCACGTCAACGGGATATCGCAGCCGATTTTCGAGAATCTTGCTGAGAAAAGACTGTCTTACCGTGTCGACGACTATACCCACCGCTATCCGGTTTGCTGGCGCTGTGGTGAAGACCTGGTCTTTCGTCTGGTGGATGAATGGTTCATCTCGATGGGCGATCAATTGGATAAGCCGTACGAAGAGGTGACCCAGGCGGAGAAGGATGATAATCTGCGCTACCAGATGATGGAAGTGGTAATAAACGAGACCAGTTGGTATCCGTCCTTCGGATATGAGCGCGAACTGGATTGGCTGCGCAACATGCACGATTGGATGATCTCGAAAAAACGCTACTGGGGACTTGCCCTTCCGATTTGGGAGTGCAGCAAATGCGGTAATTACGACATCATCGGCAGCAAGGAAGAATTGAAAGAGCGTGCCGTCGCCGGCTGGAAAGAATTCGAAGGCCATTCGCCACATCGACCGTTCATCGACGCCGTGAAAATCGAATGCAGCCATTGCGGCGCCCAGATCGAACGCATCCCGGATGTGGGCAATCCGTGGCTGGATGCGGGAATCGTCGGTATGAGCACGCTTTCGTACCATTCGAACCCGGCGTACTGGCGCAAGTGGTTCCCTGCCGACTTGATCAGCGAGAGTTTTCCCGGGCAGTTCCGCAACTGGTTCTACAGTCTCCTGGCGATGAGTACGATCCTGGAACGCGAAGCTCCGTTTCGCGATGTCTTTACCTATGCCACGCTGCTCGCAGAAGACGGCCGCGCCATGCATAAATCCTGGGGCAATGCAATCGAATTCAACGAAGCCGCGGACAAAATGGGCGTCGACGTGATGCGCTGGCTCTACTGCAATCACAAGCCCGAGCGCGATCTCATTTTCGGTTACCATCGCGCGGACGAGGTCCGGCGGCAGTTCTTGATCCCCCTGTGGAACGTGTATTCTTTCTTCGTCACCTACGCCAACATCGACGAATGGATACCTGATGGAGTCGAAAGGTCTCCTACAGCCAGATCGATCGCTGGATACTCTCCCGACTCAACGAGCTGA
- a CDS encoding DUF5915 domain-containing protein — MDQIKVGLDTYEPDAATDAVNLFLDDLSNWYLRRSRRRFWAKAGASEDSDEDKHAAYSTLYEVLTTLAKALAPFVPFVTEAMYQNLVRTIDLEAPESVHHCDWPLANPEIIDQQLMADMALVTTLVSLGHAARNKANRKLRQPLGLAAFFVGTKDEAETVRRYADLILEELNVKEIRLLDAVSEAAALRIKPLPKQLGQKFGSRFPAIRKAIQSLRPEDSEDFAVKLLKEGAAFTIDVEGEKIEILPEEVEVQIDAHEGFVAVAEGAKVVALNTELTPDLILEGLAREFVRRIQDLRKQADLQVDERIRIEYKASDRLGEAVEHHRDYILGETLAVSLEAVGAPSGLATASHDFDGETLIVALQKA; from the coding sequence ATGGATCAGATCAAGGTCGGCCTGGATACCTACGAGCCGGACGCTGCAACCGATGCGGTCAACCTTTTCCTCGACGATCTCAGCAACTGGTATTTACGCCGGAGCCGCAGGCGATTCTGGGCGAAGGCCGGCGCGAGTGAAGATTCTGACGAAGACAAACATGCCGCTTATTCCACGCTGTACGAGGTGCTGACAACACTGGCCAAGGCCCTGGCCCCGTTCGTGCCGTTCGTAACGGAGGCGATGTACCAGAATCTCGTCCGCACGATCGACCTGGAAGCTCCGGAAAGTGTGCATCACTGCGATTGGCCGCTGGCAAATCCGGAAATCATCGATCAACAATTGATGGCGGACATGGCGCTGGTAACGACGCTGGTCTCTTTGGGCCACGCTGCACGCAACAAGGCCAACCGCAAACTACGGCAGCCGCTTGGTCTGGCTGCGTTCTTCGTCGGAACGAAGGACGAAGCGGAGACGGTGCGCCGGTATGCGGATTTGATCCTCGAGGAATTGAACGTGAAGGAAATCCGTCTCCTGGATGCCGTTTCCGAAGCCGCTGCCTTGCGAATCAAACCACTTCCGAAGCAGCTGGGGCAGAAATTCGGCTCGCGTTTTCCGGCCATCCGAAAGGCGATTCAATCCTTGCGGCCGGAGGATTCGGAGGACTTCGCCGTAAAGCTTTTGAAGGAAGGCGCGGCTTTCACGATCGACGTCGAAGGGGAGAAGATCGAAATCCTGCCGGAAGAAGTCGAGGTGCAGATCGACGCCCACGAGGGTTTTGTCGCCGTTGCCGAAGGTGCGAAAGTTGTTGCACTCAACACGGAATTGACGCCGGATTTGATCCTCGAAGGCCTGGCGCGGGAATTCGTGCGGCGCATACAGGACCTGCGCAAACAGGCTGATTTACAGGTGGACGAACGCATTCGCATAGAATACAAAGCCAGCGACCGGCTCGGCGAAGCCGTCGAACATCACCGCGATTACATCCTGGGTGAGACTCTTGCTGTCTCCCTGGAAGCCGTCGGAGCGCCGTCGGGTCTCGCTACCGCTTCGCACGATTTCGATGGAGAGACTCTCATCGTGGCGCTGCAGAAAGCGTAG
- a CDS encoding RluA family pseudouridine synthase: MSERRIRCQAPASGGRLDLCLVDNTSDLSRTLIQRLIRKGLVTIDGSVVRKPGHQLEGGEWIEVRVPEPAPSDLVPEVIPLDVVFENEQVLIVNKPAGMVVHPSAGHTGGTLVHAVLAHAPDIEGIGGEIRPGVVHRLDKDTSGLIILAKSDSAHLFIQRQFKDRKVEKTYLALVNDRPPTLEGRIEAPIGRDPRNRKRMAVLTPGRGRPAISIYHTVETYQEYTLLEVRPLTGRTHQIRLHLDFIGCPVVGDKQYGKRSSRRLLPRQFLHAYKLRFILPGDDQPTEFTAPLPEDLQRFLEQLK; the protein is encoded by the coding sequence GTGAGTGAGCGACGCATCCGCTGTCAGGCTCCAGCCTCCGGGGGAAGATTAGACTTGTGTTTGGTGGACAACACGAGCGACTTATCCCGTACGCTCATCCAACGCTTGATACGCAAAGGCCTGGTTACGATCGATGGCAGCGTTGTCCGCAAGCCGGGTCATCAGCTTGAAGGTGGTGAGTGGATCGAGGTGCGCGTTCCTGAACCTGCGCCATCCGATCTCGTTCCAGAAGTCATTCCCCTCGATGTCGTTTTTGAAAACGAGCAGGTCCTGATCGTCAACAAGCCGGCGGGCATGGTCGTGCATCCCTCGGCCGGCCATACAGGCGGCACTCTGGTGCACGCAGTGTTGGCACATGCACCGGACATCGAAGGCATAGGTGGAGAGATCCGGCCCGGCGTCGTACATCGCCTGGACAAGGATACTTCGGGCTTAATTATCCTGGCGAAGAGCGACTCGGCGCATCTTTTCATCCAACGTCAATTCAAGGACCGTAAGGTTGAAAAAACCTATCTCGCGCTGGTGAACGACAGACCCCCAACACTCGAAGGAAGAATCGAAGCACCGATCGGACGCGATCCGCGCAACCGCAAGCGCATGGCCGTTCTTACTCCAGGACGAGGCCGGCCCGCGATTTCGATATACCATACCGTCGAAACGTATCAGGAGTATACTTTGCTCGAAGTTCGGCCCCTCACTGGAAGGACGCATCAAATCCGGCTCCATCTCGATTTCATCGGTTGTCCAGTGGTGGGCGATAAGCAGTATGGAAAGCGCAGTTCGCGCCGCTTACTTCCACGTCAATTCCTGCATGCCTACAAGCTGCGTTTTATTCTCCCGGGCGACGACCAGCCCACGGAATTCACGGCGCCTTTACCGGAAGACCTGCAGCGTTTTTTAGAGCAGCTCAAGTAA
- a CDS encoding peptidoglycan DD-metalloendopeptidase family protein: MADPVSDANGAAGLHPNCDTMKHHGLLLLAIALMAFMLSACEEGESIRIAQPTDVQPSPSATTTPLTGNDVSNPMLGDPAKTPLPVAFPTIEPSEELDWRPPPYPAPWALRPEDHYFFWRPIPSGQVNWPHPFYRYGSSYFGESDIHTGVDLGADRGAPVLAAGPGEVVWAGYGLYRGIEDLTDPYGLAVAIRHDFGYQGQELYTVYAHMQKVFVWDGQHVEAGEQIGTVGSTGHSDGPHLHFEVRLGENRFFSTRNPELWMVPPEGWAVLAGRITDTYGNLLPEFPLKIRSLETGKKWEVWTYVLTTIHPDDYYDENFVISDFPAGPYEITIDFAGFQYVAYLTLYAGETNFIIFRGRNGFVVHPTPTPVDLSSPPDL; encoded by the coding sequence ATGGCGGACCCCGTCAGCGACGCCAACGGAGCAGCCGGTCTCCACCCCAACTGTGACACCATGAAGCACCACGGTCTCCTCCTGCTCGCGATCGCACTGATGGCATTCATGCTCTCTGCCTGTGAAGAGGGGGAAAGCATTCGTATCGCCCAGCCAACCGATGTTCAACCATCACCGTCTGCAACGACGACTCCCTTGACCGGGAATGATGTATCGAATCCAATGCTTGGAGATCCGGCCAAGACTCCGCTGCCTGTCGCATTCCCTACCATCGAGCCGAGTGAAGAACTGGACTGGAGACCCCCGCCGTATCCCGCGCCCTGGGCTCTGCGTCCGGAAGATCATTATTTCTTCTGGCGGCCCATTCCTTCTGGACAGGTAAATTGGCCCCATCCCTTCTATCGTTATGGAAGCTCGTATTTCGGTGAATCGGACATCCATACCGGTGTGGATTTGGGTGCCGACCGCGGGGCGCCCGTGCTGGCCGCAGGTCCGGGTGAGGTCGTGTGGGCTGGCTACGGATTGTATCGGGGCATCGAGGATCTCACCGATCCGTATGGTCTTGCAGTGGCCATCCGACACGATTTTGGCTATCAGGGACAGGAACTCTACACGGTCTATGCGCATATGCAAAAGGTTTTCGTTTGGGACGGGCAGCACGTGGAGGCCGGCGAGCAGATTGGGACGGTGGGATCGACGGGCCATTCCGATGGCCCTCACCTGCACTTTGAAGTGCGGTTGGGGGAAAATCGCTTCTTCAGTACGAGGAATCCAGAATTGTGGATGGTGCCGCCGGAGGGGTGGGCCGTGTTGGCTGGGCGGATTACGGATACGTACGGCAATCTTCTGCCCGAATTTCCGTTGAAAATCCGATCACTGGAGACCGGGAAGAAATGGGAAGTCTGGACTTACGTTCTCACGACGATCCATCCCGATGATTATTACGACGAGAACTTCGTGATCAGCGATTTTCCGGCAGGGCCATACGAGATCACGATCGATTTCGCGGGCTTTCAATACGTCGCATATTTGACCCTCTACGCAGGAGAGACCAATTTCATCATCTTTCGCGGCCGCAATGGTTTTGTCGTTCATCCTACTCCGACGCCCGTCGATCTTTCCAGTCCTCCCGATTTATGA